Below is a window of Pseudarthrobacter equi DNA.
TCCTCGACGACGGTTTCATCGAGGCGGACGAGTCGCTCCTGACCGGCGAATCGGAGCCGGTACCCAAATCCGCCGGAGCGGACCTGCTGTCCGGGTCGCTGATCCTCGCCGGCAGCGCGCGGGCGGTGGTAACCAGGGTTGGGGCAGGGACGTTCGCCGCGCGGCTCGCCGCCGAAGCGAAACGCTTCTCGCTCGTCACTTCCGAGATCCGGGCCGGCCTGGACAGGGTCCTCAAGGTCATCACCTGGCTGCTGCTCCCGACGGCGGCACTCGTCGCGAACGCACAGATCCAGGATGCGGGCGGCTGGGCCGGGGCCTTCAGTTCCGGCCGCTGGGTAACGGCTGCGGTGGGCGTGGTGGCGAGCCTGATTGCCATGATTCCCCTCGGCCTGGTCCTGCTGACCAGCATCGCCTTCGCGGCGGGCGGATTGCGGCTCTCCCGGCAGATGGTCCTGGTCCAGGAACTGGCAGCCGTGGAGATACTGGCCCGGGTTGATGTCCTGTGCCTGGACAAGACCGGAACCTTGTCCACGGGTGCCATCGCTTTTGACGCGCTCCACGATGCCGGGATGCCACCAGCCGAGGGATGGAAGGATGCGCTGGCGTGGTTTGGAGCCAGGCCCGAAGCCAGCACCACGGCAGCGGCCATCGGGGCCGCCTTCCCCGGGGACGGACTGCTGGCCGAATCCTCGTCCGTGCCATTCGACTCAACCAGGAAATGGAGTTCGGTCACCTTTCCCTCCGCGGGCGGTGCCGGAGGCAGCTGGGTGCTGGGGGCTCCCAGTGCCGTCCTGGGAGCATCAGCCCTGCTGGGTGAGGCGCACCGGAGGGCCAATGCCCTGGCCGCCACGGGGCTGCGGACACTCGCACTGGCGCACGTGCCCGGTTCCCTGCCACCGGGCGCGGCAGAGGGTGGTGGCCTCCCTGACACCCTTGAACCGGAATTGCTGCTGACCTTCCGCGAAGACATCCGGAAGGATGCGGCGGCCACGCTCGACTACTTCCGGGGCCAGGGAGTCACCCTCAAGATCATCTCCGGCGACGACCCCCGCACAGTGGCCGTCCTGGCCCGCACCATGGGAATGGGTGGTACCGGAGCCTGCGATGCCCGCACCCTTCCCACAAACCCTGCCCTCCTGGAGCAGGCCATGGAGGACTACGACGTCTTTGGCAGCGTCACCCCGGCGCAGAAGCGCGACATGGTGCAGGCACTGCAGCGGCGCGGCCACACTGTGGCGATGACCGGGGACGGCGTCAACGACGTCCTTGCGCTCAAGGAGGCCGATCTGGGGATCGCCATGGACACGGCATCGCCGGCGACGAAGGCAGTGGCCCGGCTGGTGCTCCTGGACGGCCGCTTCGACAGATTGCCGGCGGTTGTTGCAGAGGGACGGCGGGCCATCAGCAACGTGGGGCGGGTCTCCGTGGTCTTCCTCAGCAAGGCGGTCTACATCACCGCCATCTCCCTCGTCTTCGCGCTGCTCCTGTGGCCGTTCCCGTTCCTGCCGCGGCAGCTGTCCATCCTCGATGGCCTGACCATCGGGCTCCCCGGGTTCTTCCTGGCCTTGCAGCCCGGCGGAGAGCGGTACACGCCGGGCTTTCTGAGACGGTCCCTGTCTTTTTCGCTGCCCGCAGGACTGTGCGCAGCCCTGTGCGTGGCCGGAGTCAGCGGGTACGCGGGCACCATCGGCCTGGCGGGAACAGCTGCCGGCCAGTCTGCTGCCATCATCACCCTTGCCCTGCTGGCATCGTGGATCCTGGTCACGGCGTCGCGCCCGCTCACCTGGACGAAGGGATTGATCCTTGCGGGTATGTACGCCGGCCTTTTCGTGCTGTTCACCGTACCTCCGGCCACCGAATTCCTCCGGCTTCAGTGGCCGCCACCGGACCTTCTGGCAGTATCGGCCGCCACCGGCATGGCAGGCAGCGCGGCGGTCCAGGCGTTCGCGGCACTGCAGCGGAGGTGCCCGCCGCGCCAGGCGCCCAGAGCAAGGGAGTCTTCGTAACCGGCGTTCAGCCGAACAGGACAGCTGCCTCCAGGTACCGTTCCTCGGGTACCAGCTTCAGTGTTCCGAGGGCCTCCTCCAGCCCCACGGGCACAATGTCTGTGCCCCGCAGGGCCACCATGGTCCCCCACCTGCCGTTGGCCGCAGCGTCCACGGCGGCGATGCCCAGCCTGGTGGCGAGCACCCTGTCGTAGGCAGTCGGCTCGCCGCCGCGCTGGATGTGTCCGAGGACGGTGGCCCGGGTCTCGAGGCCGGTCATGAGCTGCAGTTCCTCTTCAAGCAGGCGCCCGATACCTCCGAGCCGGGGCCGGCCGAACGTGTCCAGGCCACGGGGAGCGTACGGTGCCGCCTGTCCGGTGGGGGTGAACGCCTCGGCTACAACCACCAACGGTGCCCGCCCGCGGCCGTGGGCGGACATAACCCAGGCGGCAACCTGGTCCAGCGTCACGGGATGTTCCGGGATCAGGATGGCATGGGCGCCGGCGGCCATGCCGGCGTGCAAGGCAATCCATCCGGCGTTGCGTCCCATCACCTCCGCCACCATGCACCGGTGGTGCGATTCCCCGGTGGTCCGCAGCCTGTCGATGGCTTCCGTTGCCGTCTGGACCGCCGAGTCGAAGCCGAAGGTGTAATCAGTGGCGCCGAGATCGTTGTCGATGGTTTTGGGGACGCCAATGACCTGCAGTCCCTGGCTGCACAGTTCCCTGGCGGCGGCCAGGGTTCCCTCGCCGCCGATGGCAATGAGCCCGTCCAGGCCGTTGCGCCGGAACCCTGCCCGGACACGGTCCACCCCACCGTGGCTAAGCGGGTTGGTCCGGGACGTTCCGAGGATTGTGCCGCCCCGGCGCGAGATGCCGCGGACGCTGTGCCGGGGCAGGGGCACTACGTCCTGTTCCAGGAGTCCCCGCCAGCCGTCCCTGAACCCCATGAACCCGCAGCCGTGGACGATTTCTCCGGCGAGCACAGCCCCGCGGATCACGGCATTCACGCCCGGACAGTCGCCTCCACTGGTGAGGATGCCGAGGCGCCTCATGGCACGGCCGGATCCGCGGCGGCCGCCAGCCGGAAGTTGCCGGCCTGGC
It encodes the following:
- a CDS encoding ATP-dependent 6-phosphofructokinase; the protein is MRRLGILTSGGDCPGVNAVIRGAVLAGEIVHGCGFMGFRDGWRGLLEQDVVPLPRHSVRGISRRGGTILGTSRTNPLSHGGVDRVRAGFRRNGLDGLIAIGGEGTLAAARELCSQGLQVIGVPKTIDNDLGATDYTFGFDSAVQTATEAIDRLRTTGESHHRCMVAEVMGRNAGWIALHAGMAAGAHAILIPEHPVTLDQVAAWVMSAHGRGRAPLVVVAEAFTPTGQAAPYAPRGLDTFGRPRLGGIGRLLEEELQLMTGLETRATVLGHIQRGGEPTAYDRVLATRLGIAAVDAAANGRWGTMVALRGTDIVPVGLEEALGTLKLVPEERYLEAAVLFG
- a CDS encoding HAD-IC family P-type ATPase; the encoded protein is MPHRHHQAEEAGLSSAGVAERTARGETNSVPAATSRSLWEIVRANVFTLFNGIVAGSFVLLFVLGQWRDALFGFSALGNAVIGIVQEYRAKKSLDHLAILQAARSRVIRDGVPQWIPAEDLVPDDVVLLSAGDQVSADLRLLDDGFIEADESLLTGESEPVPKSAGADLLSGSLILAGSARAVVTRVGAGTFAARLAAEAKRFSLVTSEIRAGLDRVLKVITWLLLPTAALVANAQIQDAGGWAGAFSSGRWVTAAVGVVASLIAMIPLGLVLLTSIAFAAGGLRLSRQMVLVQELAAVEILARVDVLCLDKTGTLSTGAIAFDALHDAGMPPAEGWKDALAWFGARPEASTTAAAIGAAFPGDGLLAESSSVPFDSTRKWSSVTFPSAGGAGGSWVLGAPSAVLGASALLGEAHRRANALAATGLRTLALAHVPGSLPPGAAEGGGLPDTLEPELLLTFREDIRKDAAATLDYFRGQGVTLKIISGDDPRTVAVLARTMGMGGTGACDARTLPTNPALLEQAMEDYDVFGSVTPAQKRDMVQALQRRGHTVAMTGDGVNDVLALKEADLGIAMDTASPATKAVARLVLLDGRFDRLPAVVAEGRRAISNVGRVSVVFLSKAVYITAISLVFALLLWPFPFLPRQLSILDGLTIGLPGFFLALQPGGERYTPGFLRRSLSFSLPAGLCAALCVAGVSGYAGTIGLAGTAAGQSAAIITLALLASWILVTASRPLTWTKGLILAGMYAGLFVLFTVPPATEFLRLQWPPPDLLAVSAATGMAGSAAVQAFAALQRRCPPRQAPRARESS